Proteins from one Microtus pennsylvanicus isolate mMicPen1 chromosome 7, mMicPen1.hap1, whole genome shotgun sequence genomic window:
- the LOC142854018 gene encoding sperm motility kinase-like encodes MASPREEDILKKNYKFLSSLGCGAFGEVILAQHLPTKMQVAIKVLEKEYNEEEYINSEVAIHKSLHHRNIIQFFHAINMLRTTYLVMEYLEGKDLVMLIDEVGCLTEEEARPIFNQLASAVHFLHQRLIAHRDIKLENILLGQGGRVKLCDFGLATQLVEGQMLEDLWGSLPYLAPEILAGTPYDALAGDMWSLGIVFYVLVTGHLPYVESTPEALYHLITTTPCRIPYHLSRPCYLMLARLLTGYIWFRLTSSRLVERPWLGHIQEHVTPPAKEILPKVVETMCNIGYTCEQVVSSLKDPQSNLTATINILKFKVSSGDSSLQHIIPAVATRVPGALKRSHSQPALLSRGESTHTHLLHTHTCPEALHYPDNTAPEGDTLATETIIPATGDTTVTMMSLDSLADESSSPEPPLNGNCVGLVNMAFTEEEESREPEVPSDQPQLVPAASGTRPLRGWKLMKKRISSALRALCCCCLPTPPGQTEVA; translated from the coding sequence ATGGCCAGCCCCCGGGAAGAGGACATCCTCAAGAAGAATTATAAATTTTTATCATCACTAGGTTGTGGTGCATTTGGGGAGGTGATCCTTGCCCAGCACCTTCCCACAAAAATGCAGGTGGCCATCAAGGTGCTCGAGAAAGAGTACAATGAGGAGGAATACATCAACTCTGAGGTGGCCATCCATAAGTCCTTACATCACAGGAACATCATCCAGTTCTTCCACGCAATCAACATGCTGCGGACCACTTATCTGGTCATGGAATATCTGGAAGGGAAAGATCTGGTGATGTTGATCGATGAGGTGGGCTGTCTAACAGAGGAGGAGGCTAGGCCTATATTCAACCAGTTGGCCTCTGCTGTGCACTTCCTGCACCAAAGACTGATCGCGCACCGCGACATCAAATTAGAAAACATCCTGCTGGGTCAAGGTGGCAGAGTCAAACTTTGTGATTTTGGGTTGGCCACTCAGCTCGTAGAGGGCCAGATGCTGGAGGATCTGTGGGGCTCCTTGCCATATTTGGCCCCAGAGATCTTGGCCGGAACACCGTATGACGCTCTGGCAGGGGATATGTGGAGCTTAGGGATTGTCTTCTACGTCCTGGTCACCGGACACTTGCCCTATGTAGAATCGACCCCCGAAGCTCTGTACCATCTGATCACCACCACCCCGTGCCGCATTCCataccatctttccaggccctgttATCTCATGTTGGCCAGACTGCTCACCGGTTACATTTGGTTCAGGCTCACATCATCTCGCCTTGTGGAACGACCTTGGCTGGGCCATATTCAGGAACACGTAACACCTCCTGCCAAGGAAATCCTCCCCAAGGTTGTGGAGACCATGTGTAACATCGGGTACACCTGCGAGCAGGTGGTGTCATCTCTaaaagacccacagtcaaaccTAACAGCTACCATTAACATCCTTAAATTTAAAGTGAGCTCTGGGGATAGCAGTCTGCAACACATCATCCCTGCAGTCGCTACTAGAGTCCCTGGTGCCTTGAAGAGGAGCCACAGCCAACCGGCTCTGCTGTCCAGAGGggagagcactcacacacacctgctccacacacacacctgcccggAGGCGCTGCACTATCCAGATAACACAGCCCCAGAAGGAGACACATTGGCCACTGAAACCATCATCCCAGCTACAGGGGACACCACAGTCACCATGATGTCACTGGATAGCCTGGCAGATGAATCCTCCtcccctgagccacctctgaaTGGCAACTGCGTAGGCCTGGTGAACATGGCCTTCACCGAAGAGGAAGAATCCAGAGAGCCAGAAGTGCCCAGTGACCAGCCCCAGCTTGTACCTGCAGCCTCTGGAACCAGGCCACTCCGGGGCTGGAAGCTCATGAAAAAACGCATTTCCAGTGCCCTGAGAGCActgtgctgctgctgcctgcCCACCCCACCTGGGCAAACGGAAGTGGCGTAG